A genomic segment from Candidatus Brocadia sinica JPN1 encodes:
- a CDS encoding sigma-70 family RNA polymerase sigma factor, with translation MYLKEINQIPLLSPEEEKEITKKVVEGDEKAREKLIRSNLRLVVSIAKEYTNRGLSFLDLIEEGNIGLIRAVQGFDPSTGYKFSTYATWWIKQAIRRALTDKTKTIRIPSYMIQKISKLKTASTGLLDRLERPPSREEIAEQMDITAKKVESIEHAIRSTGSLSKTDITGSDLIWALDSIVPDSRTPAPEDEMEEAYERESLERLLEVIDKREATIIKLRYGLIDGKPKTLEEIGARLRISRERVRQIEKEVIKKLHYILTKEK, from the coding sequence ATATATCTGAAAGAAATTAACCAAATTCCGTTATTATCTCCTGAAGAGGAAAAAGAAATAACAAAAAAAGTTGTGGAGGGAGATGAGAAGGCGCGGGAAAAACTGATACGTTCCAACCTGCGCCTGGTGGTTAGTATTGCAAAAGAGTATACCAACCGGGGGCTTTCCTTTTTGGATCTGATCGAAGAGGGAAATATCGGTCTGATTCGTGCTGTTCAGGGATTCGACCCATCGACCGGCTATAAATTCAGCACGTATGCCACGTGGTGGATCAAACAGGCAATCCGCCGGGCTTTAACGGATAAGACAAAAACAATCCGTATCCCCTCGTACATGATCCAGAAAATATCCAAACTGAAAACTGCATCGACCGGTCTCCTGGACAGGCTTGAAAGGCCTCCCAGCCGTGAAGAAATTGCAGAACAGATGGATATTACGGCAAAAAAAGTCGAATCCATAGAACACGCTATACGCTCAACGGGATCCCTCAGCAAAACGGACATTACTGGTTCCGACCTTATATGGGCTCTGGATAGTATTGTACCAGACAGCAGAACGCCTGCGCCTGAAGACGAAATGGAAGAAGCTTATGAAAGGGAAAGTCTGGAAAGACTCCTGGAGGTTATTGATAAAAGAGAGGCCACCATCATAAAGCTGCGATATGGATTGATCGATGGTAAACCAAAGACGTTGGAGGAGATTGGCGCGCGGTTACGTATAAGCCGTGAGCGCGTGAGACAAATAGAGAAAGAGGTCATCAAAAAATTACATTATATTTTGACAAAAGAAAAATAG
- the cas2 gene encoding CRISPR-associated endonuclease Cas2, translated as MSFGGYRSMWIIVMFDLPTDTKHARKAYHEFREELLNDGFTMLQFSVYARHTPSEENAVVHENRVKTFLPEDGEVRLLKITDKQFERMKIFNGKTRKETEKAPKQLSFF; from the coding sequence ATGAGCTTTGGAGGCTACCGGAGCATGTGGATAATCGTCATGTTTGACCTGCCCACTGATACGAAGCATGCACGCAAGGCTTATCATGAATTTCGGGAGGAATTATTAAATGACGGTTTTACCATGTTGCAATTTTCCGTTTACGCACGCCACACACCAAGCGAGGAAAATGCCGTGGTTCACGAAAACCGGGTAAAAACGTTTCTACCGGAAGACGGAGAAGTGAGGCTGTTAAAAATCACAGACAAACAATTTGAACGTATGAAGATTTTCAATGGAAAAACGCGTAAGGAAACAGAAAAAGCGCCCAAACAACTCAGTTTTTTCTGA
- a CDS encoding Ig-like domain-containing protein — protein sequence MKEGKWRAIRMAGLLPLVIGLLIFLASPAVSVKAAAWQVGDVFVGVSGGSYQVYDNTGVFKETISDGLGGFTTGCAFNNALDKLYTTDFSSNVVVVYDIAHPHNILQTINTTGAGTASNESILFDNAGNFYVGHADGNGDIQKYDAAGNLLDAYDVATEDRGSDWIDLSSDQHTMFYTSEGRLVKRYDVASKTQLADFADVGVRPCYALRLLPPGDGSGGLLVAATGDIRRLDGAGNIIQTYDAPGEDCWFALNLDPNGTSFWSGDFCSSNFYRFNIATGAIEVGPINTGTGGSTLFGICVAGEITVAKGESIQLTPLSATNPLGTDHTVTARVQDGDGNPLAGVVVTFTVVSGPHAGVTGNDTTDASGQATFTYTGTGSTTGTDVIEASFVNDAGDTITSNQVTKTWEEANAIELKSFKARTGSNGKVVLTWETATEVDNAGFNLYRAESTDGSYAKINNTLIPAKGNAVSGAGYKFVDKPGDGVFYYKLEDIDYNGQSALHGPIDNGKQKTKRSRQKGETGAVTPASPGKAGLGD from the coding sequence ATGAAAGAAGGTAAATGGAGAGCAATAAGGATGGCAGGGCTATTGCCGCTGGTAATTGGACTTTTAATATTCTTGGCCAGCCCGGCAGTGTCCGTTAAGGCCGCTGCCTGGCAGGTGGGGGATGTGTTTGTTGGGGTTAGCGGCGGGTCGTACCAGGTCTATGATAACACGGGAGTTTTTAAAGAGACGATTAGCGATGGACTCGGTGGCTTTACTACCGGCTGCGCCTTCAATAATGCCCTTGACAAGCTTTATACAACGGATTTTTCCAGTAATGTAGTGGTTGTTTATGATATTGCTCATCCTCACAATATCTTGCAAACAATTAATACTACAGGGGCGGGTACGGCGAGTAATGAATCGATATTGTTTGATAATGCCGGGAACTTTTACGTAGGGCATGCCGACGGCAATGGAGACATCCAAAAGTATGATGCAGCAGGAAATTTATTGGATGCTTATGATGTTGCAACTGAAGATCGAGGGTCTGACTGGATAGATCTGTCCTCTGATCAACACACAATGTTTTATACATCGGAGGGAAGACTTGTTAAGCGTTATGATGTGGCTAGCAAGACGCAACTCGCTGATTTCGCTGACGTTGGGGTCAGACCGTGTTACGCCCTTCGACTCCTCCCGCCAGGCGATGGAAGTGGGGGGCTTCTTGTTGCGGCCACTGGAGACATTAGACGTCTGGATGGCGCAGGCAATATAATACAAACCTATGATGCGCCGGGCGAGGATTGTTGGTTTGCCTTAAATCTGGATCCCAATGGCACATCGTTCTGGAGCGGAGATTTCTGTAGCAGTAATTTTTATAGGTTTAATATTGCAACAGGCGCAATCGAGGTTGGTCCCATCAACACAGGAACAGGAGGAAGCACCCTCTTTGGCATCTGCGTTGCCGGTGAGATCACCGTTGCAAAAGGGGAAAGCATTCAATTAACTCCCCTCTCTGCCACCAATCCTTTAGGCACAGACCATACCGTCACTGCAAGGGTGCAGGATGGCGATGGCAACCCTCTTGCGGGCGTTGTCGTGACCTTTACTGTCGTCTCCGGCCCGCATGCTGGGGTGACTGGCAATGATACAACGGATGCGAGTGGACAGGCCACATTCACCTACACGGGTACAGGGAGTACAACCGGTACCGACGTTATCGAGGCAAGTTTTGTGAATGATGCAGGTGATACCATAACATCAAATCAGGTCACGAAGACATGGGAAGAAGCTAATGCCATCGAACTCAAGTCCTTCAAGGCAAGGACGGGTTCCAACGGCAAAGTTGTCCTGACGTGGGAGACGGCCACGGAGGTAGACAACGCTGGCTTCAACCTTTACCGTGCCGAAAGTACGGACGGATCTTACGCCAAGATCAATAATACGCTGATTCCTGCTAAGGGCAATGCGGTCTCCGGAGCCGGATACAAATTTGTGGACAAGCCTGGCGATGGCGTATTCTACTACAAGCTAGAGGACATAGACTACAACGGGCAGAGCGCCTTACATGGTCCTATTGATAACGGTAAGCAGAAAACGAAACGGTCAAGACAGAAAGGTGAAACTGGCGCTGTCACTCCTGCATCGCCAGGTAAGGCCGGACTAGGTGATTAA
- a CDS encoding 30S ribosomal protein S1: protein MDRDILKEYNVNLTDIEREVEEIMGGEDTKKKVESTYYDSIQNFEVGSVLKGRILSALGDNIVIDCGYKSEGMIPKSEFDDPSEIRIGEDVEVLLEAVEDDSGLIKLSKRKADRIRGWERVIAKYKEGDIITGRVTRKIKGGLLVDMGVPIFLPASQIDVKPPGDISQYIGQEVTCRILKIDEARQNIVVSRRKLIEEERDKKKQGLLAEIAVGQIRKGVVKNIADFGAFIDLGGLDGLLHITDMSWGRISHPSELLAIDDEVEVKILDIDKEKGKVALGLKQKSQNPWLQIEEKYPVGSRVKGQVVNIMSYGAFVKLETGIEGLVHISEMSWTRRINHPSEMVAIGDMVEVVVLKIDKEKEEISLSMKQTEVNPWTVIEEKYPAGTKIKGRVRNLTNYGAFIEIEEGVDGLLHISDMSWAKKVGHPSEIVKKGDKIEAIVLSVDREKKRVALGLKQLSDDPWTKEIPEKFKVGDVITGKVTKLTNFGAFLELGKGIEGLLHISELSSEKVTNPADVVNIGDELEVRIIRIEPEARKIGLSLKKLSDAEGRGAVTSPSNAGSQQQSGGETAGTSEKDSGVTNG from the coding sequence ATGGATCGTGATATTTTAAAAGAGTACAATGTGAATTTAACCGACATTGAAAGAGAAGTTGAAGAAATTATGGGAGGCGAGGATACCAAAAAGAAGGTGGAATCTACGTATTATGATTCTATCCAGAATTTCGAAGTGGGCTCGGTTCTCAAAGGCCGTATCCTCAGCGCTCTGGGAGATAACATTGTCATAGACTGCGGATATAAATCCGAGGGTATGATACCCAAATCTGAATTTGATGATCCCTCCGAAATAAGGATTGGCGAGGATGTAGAAGTTTTATTAGAAGCAGTAGAGGATGATTCGGGACTGATTAAATTATCCAAACGCAAAGCAGACCGCATACGTGGATGGGAAAGGGTTATTGCAAAATATAAAGAAGGCGACATCATAACGGGACGTGTTACGAGAAAGATTAAGGGAGGTCTCCTCGTAGATATGGGCGTGCCGATATTTTTACCAGCCTCACAGATTGATGTAAAGCCGCCTGGCGACATTTCTCAATACATCGGACAAGAAGTCACCTGCCGAATCCTTAAAATCGATGAGGCCCGGCAAAACATCGTTGTTTCCAGAAGAAAGCTCATTGAGGAGGAACGAGATAAAAAGAAGCAAGGGCTATTGGCGGAAATTGCAGTCGGACAAATCAGAAAGGGCGTGGTAAAGAACATTGCCGACTTCGGCGCATTTATTGATCTTGGCGGACTTGATGGACTCCTCCATATTACCGATATGAGCTGGGGCAGGATAAGCCACCCGTCAGAGTTGCTTGCCATAGATGATGAAGTCGAGGTAAAAATACTTGACATCGATAAGGAAAAGGGGAAGGTCGCTCTGGGACTAAAACAAAAGTCTCAAAACCCATGGTTGCAGATAGAAGAAAAATACCCTGTAGGCTCGAGGGTGAAAGGCCAGGTTGTCAACATTATGTCTTATGGCGCATTCGTAAAGCTGGAAACGGGCATCGAAGGTCTTGTACATATCTCAGAAATGTCCTGGACGCGCCGCATTAATCATCCGTCAGAAATGGTGGCTATCGGGGACATGGTAGAAGTTGTCGTCCTGAAAATAGATAAAGAGAAAGAGGAGATTTCTCTCAGTATGAAACAGACAGAGGTCAACCCCTGGACGGTCATTGAAGAGAAATATCCAGCCGGAACGAAGATCAAGGGTCGCGTCCGCAACCTGACCAACTACGGCGCATTTATCGAGATTGAAGAGGGCGTGGATGGCTTGCTTCACATATCCGACATGTCCTGGGCAAAGAAAGTAGGGCATCCCTCCGAAATTGTTAAGAAGGGAGACAAAATTGAGGCCATCGTACTTTCAGTTGACCGTGAAAAAAAGAGGGTTGCCTTGGGTCTGAAACAACTCTCCGACGATCCATGGACAAAAGAAATCCCCGAAAAATTTAAGGTCGGCGATGTCATCACCGGCAAGGTTACCAAACTGACAAATTTTGGCGCATTTCTGGAACTCGGCAAAGGGATCGAAGGATTGCTGCATATCTCGGAATTATCCAGCGAAAAGGTCACCAATCCTGCCGATGTTGTCAATATCGGTGATGAACTGGAAGTCAGGATTATTCGTATCGAACCTGAAGCCAGAAAGATAGGGCTCAGCCTCAAAAAATTATCCGATGCAGAAGGGAGAGGCGCGGTAACATCACCTTCAAACGCGGGTTCTCAGCAGCAATCAGGCGGAGAAACTGCAGGCACATCAGAAAAGGATTCGGGCGTTACGAACGGTTAA
- the cmk gene encoding (d)CMP kinase, with translation MIIAIDGPAGSGKSTVARMLARRMGFRYLDTGAMYRALTWKAMQKGVNLNDENALCQLMDKTSIEFHQKDGNLHVFVDSVNVTEEIRLPAVTNNVHYISNAPGIRHRMVELQRKLAGEGNTVAEGRDMGTVVFPHAERKFFLDAEIEVRARRRYGEFKPSDHGLSYANVIQDMEIRDRRDTTRNNSPLTKSNDAIYIDTTDLTIEEVLNLILKEIRFIVKT, from the coding sequence TTGATAATAGCGATTGATGGTCCCGCTGGTTCCGGGAAAAGCACCGTTGCCAGGATGCTGGCCAGACGGATGGGCTTTCGATATCTTGACACGGGCGCAATGTATCGGGCGCTTACGTGGAAGGCGATGCAGAAGGGTGTAAACCTCAATGACGAAAATGCCTTATGCCAGCTTATGGATAAAACTTCCATAGAATTCCACCAGAAGGACGGGAACTTACATGTATTCGTGGACAGCGTTAACGTCACGGAGGAAATCCGTTTACCCGCTGTCACAAATAATGTTCATTATATCTCAAATGCGCCCGGCATCCGGCATCGTATGGTAGAACTGCAGCGAAAACTTGCAGGAGAAGGAAACACCGTTGCTGAGGGAAGGGATATGGGGACAGTTGTTTTCCCGCATGCAGAAAGAAAATTTTTTCTGGATGCGGAGATTGAGGTGCGCGCCAGAAGGCGCTATGGTGAGTTTAAGCCATCGGACCACGGACTCTCCTATGCCAATGTTATACAGGATATGGAAATACGGGACAGGCGCGATACAACAAGAAACAACTCACCCTTAACAAAGAGCAACGATGCGATTTACATAGATACTACAGATTTGACTATTGAGGAAGTGCTGAATCTGATATTGAAAGAAATCAGGTTCATCGTGAAGACGTAG
- the cas1 gene encoding type II CRISPR-associated endonuclease Cas1, translated as MIKRIVEISNPARLSLKNQQMVVDREGFDLAAVPIEDIGVLILDHPQITHTQGLLAACSENNVALLVCSEKHLPSAILLPLEGNSLHSKIIAQQAQVTEPTCKRLWQAIVRAKIREQAKALLLSTGDDSPLPAYAKRVKSGDTENIEGQAARIYWQKLFGQDFRRDPNTPGINTLLNYGYAVMRAAVARAIVSTGLHPSLGLHHHNQYNSFCLADDLVEPLRPVVDLKVYELCKKLPEEPALTTENKRVLLETLSADCVMNGQRLPLMTSLHHYAASVRKVICGEHKRMEIPAL; from the coding sequence ATGATTAAACGAATTGTAGAAATCAGCAATCCTGCGCGGCTTTCCCTGAAAAACCAGCAAATGGTGGTTGACCGTGAAGGATTCGACTTAGCCGCAGTTCCTATAGAGGATATTGGCGTTCTTATTCTGGACCATCCTCAGATCACCCATACACAAGGGCTTCTTGCAGCTTGTTCTGAAAATAATGTCGCGTTGTTAGTCTGTAGTGAGAAACATTTGCCAAGCGCTATCCTCTTACCACTTGAAGGAAACAGCCTCCACAGCAAAATTATCGCGCAGCAGGCACAAGTTACCGAACCCACTTGTAAGCGTTTGTGGCAGGCAATCGTTCGGGCAAAGATTCGTGAACAGGCAAAGGCGCTTCTCCTTTCCACCGGAGATGACAGTCCCCTTCCTGCTTATGCTAAGAGGGTAAAAAGCGGCGATACAGAGAACATCGAGGGGCAGGCGGCTCGCATCTACTGGCAAAAACTCTTTGGACAAGACTTCCGCCGCGACCCCAATACCCCCGGTATTAACACCCTGCTTAATTACGGGTACGCCGTGATGCGCGCTGCAGTTGCCCGTGCAATCGTCAGCACGGGACTGCATCCCTCCCTGGGCCTGCACCACCATAACCAGTACAACAGCTTTTGCCTTGCCGATGACTTGGTTGAACCGCTCCGGCCTGTGGTAGACCTTAAGGTGTATGAACTTTGTAAAAAACTTCCGGAAGAACCGGCGCTGACAACCGAAAACAAACGGGTGTTATTGGAAACCTTGAGCGCAGATTGTGTCATGAATGGTCAACGGCTCCCTTTAATGACTTCGTTGCATCATTACGCCGCAAGTGTGCGAAAGGTAATCTGCGGCGAGCATAAGCGTATGGAGATCCCTGCATTATGA
- a CDS encoding multiheme c-type cytochrome, translating into MKGILSFVGVSILFGVLGGVIQAQKLDKGVGPYGEFWKPIPTQRYWAPDYFYSPPEEPKGIYTADECTLCHKALNPGLVKAWAESSHANLDKLQGYQKEKLAEIEKNLGRKLTKVGCIDCHGKVGAEKLDHAKELVMTSSTLCGECHKQEYEEFESEKQYGIPDWKPGRESHAKSYDANLDVDVWAATDKNVVQGCDMCHNIQHKCDSCHTRHAFKASESRRPEACQTCHNGPDHPDIEYYRDSKHGSIYFIEGHTWDWSKQLKDANYISPTCQSCHMYYKGQYSHNMVRKAIMGEGDVLFYDNIFKGIKPTDYIKNSKELMSRREAWIEVCVKCHSPRFSRDYLDSMDKASDSIFQYVSDAYATIKSLYEEGALYPMPENRPRAPAPVTEKYPDLLGGFYGEFWAKDGNPSRIEKDFLYMWENDAFLVRKGLAHMNPNGFTYISWSNLLKKYVDIKSEANTLRRLAALEKKRVRARIKTKNK; encoded by the coding sequence ATGAAGGGAATTTTGTCATTTGTTGGGGTATCAATACTTTTTGGTGTTTTGGGCGGCGTAATACAGGCTCAAAAACTGGACAAAGGGGTAGGGCCGTACGGTGAATTCTGGAAACCAATACCCACACAGAGATACTGGGCGCCGGACTATTTTTATTCACCGCCGGAAGAACCAAAAGGGATTTATACCGCCGATGAGTGCACGCTCTGCCATAAGGCATTAAATCCAGGCCTGGTAAAAGCATGGGCAGAAAGTAGCCATGCCAATCTGGACAAACTTCAGGGTTATCAAAAAGAAAAATTAGCCGAGATAGAAAAAAATCTTGGAAGAAAGCTTACCAAAGTGGGTTGCATCGATTGTCATGGAAAGGTTGGGGCAGAAAAACTGGATCATGCGAAAGAATTAGTAATGACCAGTTCCACCCTTTGCGGTGAATGTCATAAACAAGAATATGAAGAGTTTGAATCTGAAAAACAGTATGGTATTCCGGACTGGAAACCGGGCAGGGAAAGCCACGCAAAGTCATACGATGCCAATCTGGACGTAGATGTATGGGCAGCAACAGATAAAAATGTCGTTCAAGGCTGCGACATGTGTCATAACATCCAGCACAAGTGTGACAGCTGCCATACCAGGCATGCCTTCAAGGCTTCTGAATCCAGGAGACCGGAGGCATGTCAAACCTGTCATAACGGACCAGACCACCCGGACATCGAATATTACAGGGATTCCAAACACGGTTCTATCTATTTTATTGAAGGGCATACCTGGGATTGGAGCAAACAACTCAAGGATGCAAATTACATCTCTCCCACCTGCCAATCCTGCCATATGTATTATAAAGGGCAGTATTCCCACAATATGGTCAGAAAGGCCATTATGGGTGAGGGCGATGTATTGTTTTATGACAACATCTTTAAAGGAATCAAACCAACGGATTATATTAAGAATAGCAAGGAATTAATGTCACGGCGAGAGGCATGGATTGAAGTCTGTGTAAAGTGCCATTCACCGAGATTCTCCCGGGATTATCTGGACTCCATGGATAAGGCCTCGGATTCGATTTTTCAATACGTGAGCGATGCCTATGCTACGATAAAATCCCTCTATGAAGAAGGGGCGCTTTATCCCATGCCCGAAAACAGGCCCAGGGCGCCTGCGCCGGTAACCGAAAAGTATCCTGATCTCCTGGGTGGTTTCTACGGTGAATTTTGGGCAAAGGACGGCAATCCAAGCAGGATTGAAAAGGACTTTTTGTATATGTGGGAAAACGACGCATTTCTTGTCCGAAAGGGTTTGGCTCACATGAATCCCAACGGCTTTACCTATATTTCATGGTCAAACTTGCTCAAGAAATACGTGGATATCAAGAGTGAGGCAAATACCCTGCGGCGGTTGGCTGCACTGGAAAAGAAGAGAGTGCGGGCTCGGATCAAAACGAAAAACAAATAG
- a CDS encoding glutamine amidotransferase, which produces MENLTQWHLTFAGIENLWLRVLVLFLAIAALYFSWLGVKTISPLARRLFLFTLRFAATTLIVILLLQPQIEQKEVLKLKNKVVCLLDNSASMTLKGGDTGITRFQLVNKFFKDNAPFIEELQNNFDVDYLSFSDIIKEISYNDIERGLGLDGKNTDIIQTLKLLKKRYEGKSVRGYLVFSDGADTTELPSGVNKLDIISSLTRDLSAPFFTFSPAGNMEARDIAISNVSYDSFTFVRSPWKADVAIKIFGYKDLKFPVTLKQGNDIISSKVLDTRNERELHIDLSFTPHTTGTFLYTISLPIQPHEAITENNQVSFLVKVVRDKIRIMHVCGRPSWDERFLRRVLKSDPNIDLISFFILRTPTDVSEARNEELSLIPFPVDELFTQVLSSFDLIIFQNFDYRPYDTSFFRFSHYLGNIQKFVTEMGGGFLMIGGDISFSQGGYDGTPIDEILPVNLTTGKDTIDTTRLKATLTNDGLKHPVTALGADTDRNVAIWKDLPELDGCNVTDGLKSDAVPLATFPVKGNPPLISVRDAGQGRCMAIATDSLWRWNFLSVGKGGSNRHYIKFWQNSIKWLIKDPTLNPIHIMANKETFSPGEEIQIKIDVVGGNYQPLSGVQLGIDIANEFSGKSIFSATGVTGSDGQYRFTVKHDGEGYYIVKVLAKKENDEIGQDYAVFCIALENKEFKDPSIRRDILAKLAEVSGGKHFDLPATNIREKFSIENPPIVKLVGKRQISLWDNGYVFMMILTIVSLEWWIRKRRGLS; this is translated from the coding sequence ATGGAAAATCTTACACAATGGCACCTCACTTTCGCCGGCATTGAAAATCTCTGGCTGCGTGTGCTTGTCTTATTTCTGGCGATTGCTGCGCTCTACTTTTCCTGGCTTGGCGTCAAAACGATCTCTCCCCTTGCCAGACGATTGTTCCTCTTCACTCTCCGTTTTGCTGCTACAACACTTATAGTCATCCTCCTCCTCCAGCCGCAAATAGAACAGAAAGAAGTTCTTAAACTAAAAAATAAAGTCGTATGCCTGCTGGATAATTCTGCAAGCATGACTCTGAAAGGAGGCGATACCGGCATCACCCGATTCCAGCTTGTGAATAAATTCTTCAAAGACAATGCGCCTTTTATCGAAGAGCTGCAGAATAACTTTGATGTCGATTACCTATCCTTTTCCGATATCATCAAAGAGATCTCTTATAACGATATCGAAAGGGGTCTTGGTCTCGACGGCAAGAATACCGATATCATCCAGACGCTCAAGCTCCTGAAAAAACGCTATGAGGGTAAATCCGTCAGGGGATACCTGGTCTTTTCTGACGGCGCCGACACGACCGAACTTCCTTCAGGCGTAAACAAACTCGATATCATTTCCAGTCTTACAAGGGATCTTTCAGCCCCATTCTTTACGTTTTCACCGGCCGGCAATATGGAGGCCAGAGATATCGCTATCAGCAATGTCTCTTACGACAGCTTCACCTTTGTGCGAAGTCCGTGGAAGGCAGATGTTGCCATAAAGATTTTTGGGTACAAAGACCTCAAATTCCCTGTTACGCTCAAACAAGGTAACGACATCATCTCGTCGAAGGTCTTAGATACGAGGAACGAAAGGGAACTGCACATAGATCTGTCATTTACACCTCACACTACAGGAACATTCCTCTATACAATATCACTTCCCATCCAGCCCCATGAAGCCATTACGGAAAACAATCAGGTCAGTTTTCTGGTAAAGGTGGTACGCGATAAAATCAGGATTATGCATGTCTGTGGCCGCCCGTCCTGGGATGAACGTTTTCTGAGACGGGTATTAAAAAGCGACCCCAATATTGATCTCATATCCTTCTTTATCCTGCGGACGCCAACCGACGTCTCCGAGGCAAGAAATGAGGAACTCAGCCTTATACCTTTTCCCGTAGACGAACTGTTTACCCAGGTACTCAGCAGTTTTGATCTGATCATTTTCCAGAACTTTGATTATCGGCCCTACGATACCTCGTTCTTCCGATTTTCCCATTACCTGGGTAACATCCAAAAATTTGTAACGGAAATGGGCGGAGGCTTTCTGATGATTGGCGGGGACATTTCGTTTTCACAAGGTGGATACGATGGCACTCCTATCGATGAAATCCTCCCCGTAAACCTCACCACGGGAAAAGATACCATTGATACAACCCGGTTAAAGGCAACCCTGACCAATGATGGGCTGAAACATCCGGTAACCGCCCTTGGCGCTGACACAGACAGAAATGTCGCTATTTGGAAAGACCTCCCCGAACTTGACGGATGCAATGTAACCGACGGGTTGAAGTCAGATGCCGTACCACTGGCAACCTTTCCGGTAAAAGGAAATCCACCCCTTATTTCTGTTCGTGATGCAGGACAGGGCAGATGCATGGCCATTGCCACTGATTCTTTATGGCGATGGAATTTCCTTTCCGTTGGGAAAGGCGGAAGCAACAGGCATTATATAAAATTTTGGCAGAATTCCATAAAATGGCTCATCAAGGACCCTACCTTAAACCCTATTCATATCATGGCAAACAAAGAAACGTTTTCCCCGGGTGAAGAAATACAAATTAAAATCGATGTTGTGGGTGGAAACTACCAGCCGCTGAGCGGCGTACAATTAGGAATAGACATCGCAAATGAATTTTCCGGGAAAAGCATATTCTCCGCAACCGGAGTCACCGGGAGTGATGGTCAATACAGATTCACCGTCAAACACGACGGAGAAGGCTACTATATTGTGAAAGTGCTGGCAAAGAAAGAAAATGATGAAATCGGACAGGATTATGCCGTCTTCTGCATAGCTTTAGAAAACAAGGAATTCAAAGACCCTTCCATCAGAAGAGATATCCTTGCAAAACTTGCCGAGGTTTCCGGTGGAAAGCACTTTGACCTTCCCGCAACAAATATCAGAGAAAAGTTTTCAATTGAAAATCCTCCTATTGTAAAACTCGTAGGCAAACGGCAAATCTCTCTGTGGGATAATGGTTACGTTTTTATGATGATACTAACAATCGTTTCTCTCGAATGGTGGATACGAAAACGCCGTGGGTTAAGTTGA
- a CDS encoding PqqD family protein, with product MNTTKPLRKPGIIVQDIGHETLLYNVRGKAVHILNPTARLIWELCDGVHTVAEIEQAIRSKFSMVSEHAVSGDIQRTLEVFASKGVLENKA from the coding sequence ATGAACACAACGAAACCTCTTCGTAAACCAGGCATTATTGTACAGGATATTGGACATGAGACCTTGCTGTACAATGTCCGGGGAAAGGCGGTGCATATCCTTAATCCCACCGCAAGACTTATCTGGGAACTGTGTGATGGTGTGCATACGGTAGCGGAGATAGAGCAGGCGATCAGATCGAAATTTTCTATGGTCAGTGAACATGCTGTGTCAGGAGATATTCAAAGAACATTGGAGGTCTTCGCAAGCAAAGGTGTGTTGGAGAATAAGGCATGA
- a CDS encoding adenine phosphoribosyltransferase: protein MNDLKKLIRDIPDFPKKGIIFKDITPLLQNPKGLRGAVESISDYYKDKKVDIVVGAEARGFILAPTVAFNLGAGFTPIRKPGKLPYEKISMSYALEYGTDMLEIHKDGIAKGQQVLLVDDLLATGGTMAACCKLVESLGGNIVGCAFLIELTFLNGKKALDNYDIFSVIRY from the coding sequence ATGAATGATTTAAAAAAACTGATACGGGATATACCAGACTTTCCGAAAAAAGGCATTATTTTTAAAGATATCACACCACTCTTGCAAAATCCAAAGGGACTGAGAGGCGCAGTTGAATCGATTTCTGATTATTACAAAGATAAGAAGGTCGATATCGTAGTTGGCGCTGAGGCGCGCGGTTTTATCCTGGCTCCAACCGTCGCCTTCAATTTAGGCGCAGGTTTTACCCCTATCAGAAAACCAGGAAAACTTCCCTATGAAAAGATTAGCATGAGCTACGCCCTTGAATATGGCACTGATATGCTCGAAATACACAAGGATGGCATTGCGAAAGGGCAGCAGGTGCTCTTGGTAGATGATTTGCTGGCAACCGGCGGAACCATGGCCGCCTGCTGTAAACTGGTCGAATCTCTTGGCGGGAACATTGTGGGATGTGCCTTTTTGATTGAGCTGACATTTCTTAATGGCAAGAAGGCCTTAGATAACTACGACATATTTTCAGTTATCAGATACTGA